Genomic segment of Streptomyces longhuiensis:
AGATCCTTGCCCGGGTTCTGCTTCTCCACATACGCGGTGAAGTCGGCGGTGTCCGCGTTCCCGTACTTGTGGTCGGCGGGCCAGCTCTTGAGCAGCTCGAAGAACTTGGCGTCCCCGACCGTCTCGCGGATCTTGTGCAGCACCATCGCGCCGCGCTCGTAGACGGGCGGGGCCGAGATGTTCGCGGCCCCGGACGGCTTGGCGGGCGGGAAGGCCCAGATCGCGTTCCCGCTGCCCTTCGCGTAGTAGCGGTCGAACGTGTCCTGCGCGCTGTCGCCGCCGTGCTGTTCCTGCCAGAGCCATTCGGCGTAGGTCGCGAAGCCCTCGTTGAGCCACATGTCCCGCCAGGACTTCGGCGTGACGGAGTCCCCGTACCACTCGTGGGCCATCTCGTGGACGAGCGTGGACAGCGGAGGGGTGCCGGGGAAGACGGGCCGGTTCTGGGTCTCCAGCGCGTACCCGGCGTCGTTCTCCCGGTCGACGACGGCGCCGGTGGAGGAGAAGGGGTAGGGGCCGAAGGTCTTCGACTCCCAGGCCATGACGTCCGGGATCCTGGTCAGGACCTTGGCGCTCGCGGCCGCCTCGACCGGGTCCACGGCGGTGTACACGGGCAGCCCGTCGGGCGTCTTGTAGGCCTTGGTCTCGAACTTCCCGATCGCCAGCATCGCCAGATAACTGGCCATGGGCTGCGGGACGTGCCAGTCGAACGTCGTCCGCCCGCCGGCCGTCCGCTCCTTCGTCAGCTCCCCGTTGGACACGGCCTTCAGACCCTTGGGGACGGTGACACGGATGTCGTACGTCGCCTTGTCGGAGGGGTGGTTGTTCC
This window contains:
- a CDS encoding M1 family metallopeptidase, with the protein product MPHSPRSASAVLALVLALGACSAAGDHGTPGAAGVRDPYFPKLGNGGYDATHYTLTLDADRHRLTGTADITAKATQDLSAFNLDLKGLTVESVTVDGEKATFERAGHELTIRPAEWLRKGSEFRTVVRYSGKPETITDPDGSAEGWLPTEDGALALGEPTGSMAWFPGNNHPSDKATYDIRVTVPKGLKAVSNGELTKERTAGGRTTFDWHVPQPMASYLAMLAIGKFETKAYKTPDGLPVYTAVDPVEAAASAKVLTRIPDVMAWESKTFGPYPFSSTGAVVDRENDAGYALETQNRPVFPGTPPLSTLVHEMAHEWYGDSVTPKSWRDMWLNEGFATYAEWLWQEQHGGDSAQDTFDRYYAKGSGNAIWAFPPAKPSGAANISAPPVYERGAMVLHKIRETVGDAKFFELLKSWPADHKYGNADTADFTAYVEKQNPGKDLGPVWDDWLYGNGKPDHP